The window ACAAAGAGGTCTCACGAACCCGTTCGATCCCGTGGCTGTCGATGCCGTAGAGCGCGGCGCCTGGCGCGTTTTTCCTGATGGTTTCCACGGTATCTGGGTGACAGGTGAAGAGAAAGACCTGGCGTTTGGCCGCAACATCGTCCAGGACCCGGGCAGCGGCAGCGGCCCGCCTGGGGTCGAAGTTCACCAGGATATCATCCATGAAGACAGGCACGGGGTCGAGATCGGGCCGGTAGTTGGCGATGTATCCGAGCCGAAGGGAGAGATAGAGTTGCTCCAGGGTCCCCCGGCTCAATTCCCCCACGGTCTTTTGTCTCCCTTTGGCCGTCTCCACCACGATGGCCTCTCCCTCCATAGGGGCGATGACCCTCGTGTACGCGCCCTCGGTGATGAGCGAAAAGTACCTTTCGGCCTCCCTGAGGACGGCGGGCTGCCTCTCCTTCTCGAATCTTTTTCTTGTCTCTTCCATGAGGAACCGGGCAATGGCATAGACCGACCACTTTCGGGCCTTTTCGCGTATCTCTTCTAAAAGGCAGTCCTCGCGCGATCTCAAGATGAAAAGATCCTCGGATGTGGCAAGGGCCTTCTGCTCGGCCAAAAGCCCGGTCATCCGGTCTGTAAGCTCACGGAGCCGCAAGTCCACTTCGGCCTTTTCGCGCTCAAGGGCCTGGAGGGAGGCATCCAGATCTTCAGGTCTGCTGGACGCAAAATCCATGGCGAGTTCCGAAAGATCACGGCCACCCGAACCGTACCGGAGCAGGGATTCGAGATGGGCTATCTCGGCGGAGAGTTCCTTTCGCCTGAGGGCGATGCGGGCGCGGATGATGTAATCCTCTTCGTCCCGCGCCCCTCCTGAGGCGAGGAGCCCGTCTATCTCCTTGGCGAGTTCCTTCTCCTCTGAGGCAAGGGCCGCAAGCCTTGCATCGATCCTTCGGACGCGATCCTCCATCTCCCGACCCCTCGCCATGTCGGATATGGCCTTGGTCCTCATGTCTTCCAGTTTCTCGACCCGATGATGGATTCCGTCCGCAGGCGGCGTGGAAAGCCCGATCTCAAGCGAGACCTCGCGCACCCGTTTCTCGTATCCTTCCTTGAATGAGACGAACCCTGCAAGCCCTTTTTTGAGGTCCTCCTCCCGGGCGAGAAGCCCTGCTGCCTCGTCAAGTCTACGGATCACGTCGAGGGCAACGGACGGATGTATCCCCGAAGGCAGGTCCTTTTCCCGGGTCCACGTCTTCCATCTTTCATCGATCTCCTTGCTACGCCTTGAGATCCTTTCGAGATCGGCCTGTCTTCTGGCCAACTGATCCTCTCGGGCCTTTCTGTCGTCAGTCGCCTTTTGAATGGCCTCCTCGGCCTCTCGGAGCCTTTTTTGGCGTTCGTGGCGTTCACGTTCCTCCCTCACAAACCCCTCTATGCGCCGGAAAAACGCATCCCCCACTGAAAGGTCTCCGAGTCCAGCAACCTCGGAGACCATGTCTCGGTAATGGCCGAGGCCTTCGCGCAGAGTTCTTTCTTCCTCACGGAGGGAGTTAAGGCGGGCGGCCAGATGCATGGCCGTTTCCATGCGAGGGATAAGGACATCGGAGCGGGGAAGGGGAGGATGAGGGGAGAAACCGGTGCCTTCGAGAAGGTCCCTTAGCGATCCTTCTGCCTCGGCGCAGGAGGCCATGTGGTGCCTCCTTTCGGCCTCGAGCAACTCGATCTCCCTCTGCAGGTGCTCCTGTTCCCGCTCGAGCCTCTGGATCTCTGCGTACACTGATCTAGAGATCTCCGCCCGGGCGATCCTCTTCTCTATATCTGACTCCATCCGGTCCAGCTCCGATCGGATGACAGAGAGGTCTTCTCCCATCATAGGCACGAGACCCTTGATCTTTTGCTCCGCCTGTTCTGTGGCCGCCCGTTTTTCCGTGATGAGGGATTGGATCTTTTTCTTTTCATCCAGGAGCCGATCAGACCGGATCTGCAGGGCCGCCATCTTGCGATGGGAGGAGATGACGAGAAGGATCAGGGCGGCCAGAAAGGCCGCACCTGTCCACAACCCTTCCGTAGGCCCTAAAAAAAGGGCGAGGAGACCACCGGCAGTGATGCCGCCTATGGTAAGGACGCTGGCAATGACGATATGAGTGGTCCTGTCGTGACGCAAGAGGGCCTCGGTCTCACGGAGATCGAGCCTGATCGCCTCGGCCTTTTCCTCGAGGTGGGAGGCCTCCCGCTCCGCGTCCTCCAGTTTTGCAAAAACGGCCTTTGCGGATCGAATGACCTCCCTCTCCTTTTCGAGCTCTCGGCCATCGGTCACGCCTCCGAGTAGATCCAGCTCGTCGCTTTTGGCCTGGATCGCCTTGGTCACGGATTCCAGCTCGATGGCCTTTTTCTCACGAGAGAGGGTTGCATCGGCCGCCTTTTGCCCGGCATGCTCCCGGTCCCTGTCTGCGGATCGGTAAGCATTCAGAAAATCCTCCGAAGGAGGAGTGGCGAGAAAGGTGGATACATCCTGGCCATAGCCCATGGAGGCTATGAGGGCGGAGAGCTCCCTTTCCGTCTCCTGGATGTCATTGGACAGGGCCGTCATTCGGGCGTAAAAGGCCTCCATTCTGGGCCTTTCATCCTCGATCAGATGGAGGGTCTCCTCGTCTGTCACAGGGAGGGGGCCTTTCAGGTCTCGAAGGGCCTCTCTGGCCTTTTTCTCCTGTTCCACGGCCTCCCTCAGGGCGTCTTCCGAGACGGCGAGCAGGGTGGATGCCTTCTCCATTTCTGAGCGAATGGAGGCGAACTCCTGCTGAAAGTCCGCAATCTTCTGACGGCTGAAGAGGTCGAGGCCCTGGGTAAGGGCCTTTTCCCCAAAGCCACTCCCGAGTTCGGCGAAGATCCCCTGGATCTTTTGCCTGACGGATTCCATTTCCCTCTTCGTGTTCTGGATATCCGCCAGGACCTTGATGTAGAGCTCCTTTTCGCCGGCAAGCTCCTTGATCGCCTTTTCCTGCCGCAGGATAGGGGCGTGGTGGGAGGATAGGGCGCCAAGCGCGGCCTTGAGATCCTCGCCTTCAAGCACGAGGGCATTGCGCATCTCTGCCAGCTTTTTCCGTTTATCCCGAAAAGAATCGAGTTTTGTAAGGGCATCTTCGGGAAAGTCGCCATGTATCTCCGAAAGGGATGCGAGCTCGTCTTCGCAGGTCTTGAGGGCTGCCCATGTGTCCCAGAGTCTCTTCAGTGTCTCCATGCGGGCGATTTTATGTTCGATGCGCCTGAGGGTCGCCTCAAGGTCGTCCCGCTCTCTGGCGGCCTCTTCCGCCTCCCGGGCAAGCCCTTCATAGCGTTCATATGCGCGAGAGGTCTGGTCCAGTTCCTTGTGTACGTTTTCTATCTGGAGAAGACAGGCATTGATGTCCGCCTTTCGTCCCCTGGGCGCGTAGATCTCAGCAAGCCTTCTTTCGATCTCGCCCCGCGCCGAGAGAAACCTGCCTGCTGCCCCGCTTTTGGTCCCGACGCCATGGATCGCTGCGGTGATGGCGTCGTCTCGAAGGATTCCCGCATCCCCGAGCTCGGTTAGGGTGAAGGCAAAGATCTGCGTGAAGACCTCGGGGGTCATGCCTGGAAGGAGGGCATCTATACTTAAGTCGATCCGTTCGCCGTTCTGTCTCGTGATAACGAGGTCTCTGCCTTTCTTTCGGCGTTCGAGCATGAGGTCTCCGAACCTCTGCGTGCTCAAGGTGACCCTCCCGTAAGGGGCATCCCCGCATGGAATGTGATACGTCCAGTCCTCGGATCTTTTTCTCGGCCTTCCCATGAGGATCCACTTCAAGAAGGCATGGATGCTCGACTTTCCTGCCTCGTTTTCCCCGAGAAATACGACGAGTCCATGTGGAATCGACTCGAGGGAGAGTCCACGGAGGGCGCCGAAACATTCGATGTAAAACGATGTGATCCTCACGTCATGACCCGTCGCCCTCGAGCAGGTCCATGCAAAGGGACTCAGCGGCTACAAGGGCGTCCTCTATGGCGTCGTCGTGGTCGAGGCCGGAAAGGAGACGGTTAATCCGTCTGTTTCCGAAGAGAGGCCACAGGGCCTGCTCCCGGAGATGGGCATATCCCTCGCTTCCCCTTTCGCGTAAGGTGTCTGCGGTTACGAGTAGCTCCGCGAGAAAATCCCCTGCCAGCCTGCGGGCGTCCCTGTCCGTGTCCTGCCGACAGGACACAGACAGCTCCCGGACGTGGACAAGGGGATCTGAGTCTGCAAAGGCATCCCGCAGGCGTTCGAGAAGGGTTTCAATGGCCCCTGG is drawn from Deltaproteobacteria bacterium and contains these coding sequences:
- a CDS encoding AAA family ATPase, coding for MRITSFYIECFGALRGLSLESIPHGLVVFLGENEAGKSSIHAFLKWILMGRPRKRSEDWTYHIPCGDAPYGRVTLSTQRFGDLMLERRKKGRDLVITRQNGERIDLSIDALLPGMTPEVFTQIFAFTLTELGDAGILRDDAITAAIHGVGTKSGAAGRFLSARGEIERRLAEIYAPRGRKADINACLLQIENVHKELDQTSRAYERYEGLAREAEEAARERDDLEATLRRIEHKIARMETLKRLWDTWAALKTCEDELASLSEIHGDFPEDALTKLDSFRDKRKKLAEMRNALVLEGEDLKAALGALSSHHAPILRQEKAIKELAGEKELYIKVLADIQNTKREMESVRQKIQGIFAELGSGFGEKALTQGLDLFSRQKIADFQQEFASIRSEMEKASTLLAVSEDALREAVEQEKKAREALRDLKGPLPVTDEETLHLIEDERPRMEAFYARMTALSNDIQETERELSALIASMGYGQDVSTFLATPPSEDFLNAYRSADRDREHAGQKAADATLSREKKAIELESVTKAIQAKSDELDLLGGVTDGRELEKEREVIRSAKAVFAKLEDAEREASHLEEKAEAIRLDLRETEALLRHDRTTHIVIASVLTIGGITAGGLLALFLGPTEGLWTGAAFLAALILLVISSHRKMAALQIRSDRLLDEKKKIQSLITEKRAATEQAEQKIKGLVPMMGEDLSVIRSELDRMESDIEKRIARAEISRSVYAEIQRLEREQEHLQREIELLEAERRHHMASCAEAEGSLRDLLEGTGFSPHPPLPRSDVLIPRMETAMHLAARLNSLREEERTLREGLGHYRDMVSEVAGLGDLSVGDAFFRRIEGFVREERERHERQKRLREAEEAIQKATDDRKAREDQLARRQADLERISRRSKEIDERWKTWTREKDLPSGIHPSVALDVIRRLDEAAGLLAREEDLKKGLAGFVSFKEGYEKRVREVSLEIGLSTPPADGIHHRVEKLEDMRTKAISDMARGREMEDRVRRIDARLAALASEEKELAKEIDGLLASGGARDEEDYIIRARIALRRKELSAEIAHLESLLRYGSGGRDLSELAMDFASSRPEDLDASLQALEREKAEVDLRLRELTDRMTGLLAEQKALATSEDLFILRSREDCLLEEIREKARKWSVYAIARFLMEETRKRFEKERQPAVLREAERYFSLITEGAYTRVIAPMEGEAIVVETAKGRQKTVGELSRGTLEQLYLSLRLGYIANYRPDLDPVPVFMDDILVNFDPRRAAAAARVLDDVAAKRQVFLFTCHPDTVETIRKNAPGAALYGIDSHGIERVRETSL